From Segatella copri, the proteins below share one genomic window:
- a CDS encoding ATP-binding protein, translating into MTEMNDRKLPVGIQSFAEIRREGYLYVDKTDIIWRLANRGKKYNYLSRPRRFGKSILVDTLQAYFEGKKELFEGLKVMKLEKEWTCYPVIRLDMSCGGAAPEELNSYLDDAFYKYEQKYEVAVRPEASLAVRFQNIIETMFQKTGKQAVILIDEYDSPLQHSWKTPEHDACTAIYKSVFAVLKKEDEHERFVFITGITKFTQISLFSVLNNLSNISFDAPYATICGISKQEAAENFIPEIEAMGEENGWTPEETLKQLTAFYDGYHFCRKNMVDIFNPFSLINALDDRELRNYWASSGATSLLPKFVDDMEMKMEYFDHCFIERDTLETSDVVNGGAELFLYQSGYLTIKGYDDGVYILGFPNFEVRKALYRVVVPALTMKSNSEVVSAQSFLRKMMQDGNTAEAKKALKALIADVPYSNKKMASMDMEERYRLIMSTIFRALGFRVEVERMLATGRIDMIVEVPSFIYVMELKLSNNGGISAAESQINEKSYTEPFKADKRKVIALAVELDETGKGLIDWKEVDESL; encoded by the coding sequence ATGACAGAAATGAACGATAGAAAATTGCCTGTAGGCATCCAGTCTTTTGCAGAAATAAGAAGAGAAGGATATCTGTATGTTGACAAGACTGATATAATCTGGAGACTTGCCAACAGGGGAAAAAAGTATAATTACCTGAGCCGCCCACGCCGCTTCGGTAAGTCCATTCTCGTGGATACACTCCAGGCTTACTTCGAGGGGAAAAAGGAACTCTTCGAAGGATTGAAGGTGATGAAACTGGAGAAAGAATGGACCTGCTATCCCGTCATTCGACTCGACATGAGTTGCGGAGGTGCTGCACCAGAAGAACTCAACTCCTATCTCGACGATGCCTTCTATAAATACGAACAGAAGTATGAAGTAGCTGTACGCCCGGAGGCTTCCCTTGCCGTCCGCTTCCAGAACATCATCGAAACGATGTTTCAAAAGACCGGAAAACAGGCGGTTATCCTCATCGATGAGTATGATTCTCCATTGCAGCATTCCTGGAAGACTCCAGAGCATGATGCCTGTACAGCCATCTATAAATCCGTGTTTGCTGTTCTGAAAAAAGAAGACGAACACGAGCGTTTCGTCTTCATCACGGGCATCACCAAGTTCACTCAAATTTCTCTCTTCTCCGTGCTCAACAACCTGAGCAACATCAGTTTTGATGCACCCTACGCCACCATCTGCGGTATTTCAAAGCAGGAAGCTGCCGAAAACTTCATACCTGAGATTGAGGCAATGGGAGAAGAAAATGGATGGACTCCAGAGGAGACTCTGAAGCAGCTCACGGCGTTTTACGACGGATATCATTTCTGCCGCAAAAATATGGTGGATATTTTCAATCCGTTCAGCCTCATCAATGCCCTGGATGATAGGGAATTGAGAAATTACTGGGCTTCATCAGGGGCCACTTCCCTATTGCCAAAGTTCGTGGATGACATGGAGATGAAGATGGAATATTTTGACCATTGCTTCATCGAGCGCGATACCCTGGAAACATCGGATGTAGTGAATGGCGGAGCCGAGCTCTTCCTCTATCAGTCGGGTTATCTCACCATCAAGGGTTACGACGATGGCGTTTACATCCTGGGCTTCCCTAACTTTGAAGTTCGCAAGGCATTATACCGGGTAGTGGTTCCTGCCTTGACCATGAAGTCGAATTCGGAAGTGGTTTCTGCGCAGAGCTTCCTCAGAAAAATGATGCAGGACGGAAATACCGCTGAAGCCAAGAAGGCATTAAAGGCTCTTATCGCCGATGTTCCATACAGCAACAAGAAGATGGCAAGTATGGATATGGAGGAACGTTACCGACTGATAATGAGTACGATATTCAGAGCCTTGGGCTTTAGGGTGGAAGTAGAAAGGATGCTGGCCACTGGCAGGATTGATATGATTGTAGAGGTTCCATCCTTCATCTACGTCATGGAGCTGAAGCTATCGAACAATGGCGGCATTTCTGCTGCCGAGAGCCAGATAAATGAAAAGAGCTACACAGAACCATTCAAGGCAGACAAACGCAAAGTTATCGCCCTGGCAGTGGAACTCGATGAAACAGGCAAGGGATTGATAGATTGGAAAGAAGTGGATGAGTCTTTGTAA
- a CDS encoding BamA/TamA family outer membrane protein, which produces MVPEGEYILNKVEVKSDSAGYNAGALKQYVRQKEKPKLFSLFKNPFSKKPVIYDTLQARLSCQDLLTAMQNQGFMHAGVSLYTTKKGKKLDATYLLHPGEPFMIGKVKYEVEDEHIQQLLHLDNPDNQQIKPGMRFTVETLDNERRRISSLLTNDGYFRFHKDFIQFSADTIAGQKDIALTLHLMKYKANSNAPEVDHTRYEIRNINYLSNDSDRIHLRHQVLLNATALSEGRPYSAAALQRTYNNFARLQAVKYTNISFSEVPDSNQVTENGMERDSISRQMDCNIQISTNKPSTIAFQPEGTNTAGDLGAAASLTYTNRNLFRGSEQLSIELRGAYEAITGLEGYQDQNYTEYSVEGKLVFPRFLAPFLSRNFRRRQTANSELSASWNLQNRPEFHRRVFSTAWRYRWTEPRHHLAWRFDLLDLNYVYMPWISETFKRDYLDNAENRNAILRYNYEDLFIMKMGFGLSYSDGVDAVRVNVETSGNLLSGVSKTFGFKVNSQGQRTLFNIAYAQYAKFDVDYTHLMQFDKRNALALHAGIGVAYPYGNSTVLPFEKRYFSGGANSVRGWGVRELGPGKFKGTDGRIDFINQTGDVKLDLNAEYRTSLFWKFEGAAFIDAGNIWTLRNYQDQPGGQFKIDEFYKQIAVAYGLGLRLNFDYFILRLDMGMKAINPAYGTKEEHWAIIHPKLDRDFAFHFAVGLPF; this is translated from the coding sequence CGCCATGCAGAACCAGGGCTTCATGCATGCCGGGGTGTCGCTCTATACCACCAAGAAAGGAAAGAAACTGGATGCTACCTATCTGTTGCATCCCGGAGAACCTTTTATGATAGGTAAGGTGAAATATGAAGTGGAAGATGAACATATCCAGCAACTTCTGCATCTCGATAATCCCGATAATCAGCAGATTAAGCCGGGTATGAGATTTACGGTAGAAACATTGGATAATGAACGCAGACGTATCTCCAGCCTTCTGACCAATGATGGCTATTTCCGCTTTCATAAAGATTTTATCCAGTTTTCTGCCGATACGATTGCGGGACAGAAGGATATCGCCCTGACGCTCCACCTGATGAAGTATAAGGCAAACAGTAATGCTCCTGAGGTTGATCATACCCGATATGAAATCAGAAACATCAACTATCTGAGTAATGACAGCGACCGAATCCATCTGCGCCATCAGGTTTTGCTCAATGCCACTGCCCTCAGCGAAGGCCGTCCCTACAGCGCTGCTGCCTTGCAGCGCACCTATAACAACTTTGCCCGTCTGCAGGCGGTGAAGTATACCAATATCAGTTTCTCTGAAGTTCCTGACAGCAACCAGGTTACGGAGAACGGAATGGAGAGGGACAGCATCAGCCGGCAGATGGATTGCAATATCCAGATCAGTACCAACAAGCCTTCTACCATTGCCTTCCAGCCGGAAGGAACCAATACGGCGGGCGACTTGGGAGCTGCTGCTTCGCTCACTTATACCAACCGAAATCTCTTCAGGGGTAGTGAGCAGCTGAGCATCGAACTTCGTGGAGCTTACGAGGCTATTACCGGTCTGGAGGGGTATCAGGACCAGAACTATACTGAATATTCGGTTGAAGGCAAACTGGTTTTCCCTCGTTTCTTGGCGCCTTTCCTTTCAAGAAATTTCAGAAGAAGACAGACGGCAAACAGCGAGTTGTCGGCAAGTTGGAATCTTCAGAACCGTCCGGAGTTTCATCGCCGCGTATTCTCTACTGCCTGGCGTTATCGCTGGACAGAACCGCGTCATCACCTGGCCTGGCGTTTCGACCTGCTCGATCTCAACTATGTGTATATGCCATGGATATCCGAGACTTTCAAGAGAGACTATCTCGATAATGCAGAAAACAGAAATGCCATCCTCCGCTACAATTACGAAGACCTGTTTATCATGAAGATGGGTTTCGGTTTGAGTTATAGCGATGGGGTAGATGCTGTGCGAGTGAATGTAGAGACTTCGGGCAATCTGCTGAGCGGTGTTTCCAAGACATTCGGTTTCAAGGTGAATAGCCAGGGGCAGCGAACATTATTTAATATAGCTTATGCCCAGTATGCCAAGTTTGATGTAGATTATACCCATCTGATGCAGTTTGATAAGCGCAATGCTCTGGCGCTGCATGCGGGCATCGGTGTGGCTTATCCTTACGGCAACAGTACGGTGCTACCTTTCGAAAAGCGTTATTTCTCGGGTGGTGCCAACTCGGTAAGAGGTTGGGGCGTAAGAGAATTAGGTCCGGGCAAGTTTAAAGGAACTGACGGCAGAATAGATTTCATCAACCAGACGGGTGATGTGAAGCTCGACTTGAATGCCGAATATCGCACTTCGCTCTTCTGGAAGTTTGAGGGTGCAGCGTTTATCGATGCCGGTAATATCTGGACACTTCGCAATTATCAGGATCAGCCTGGCGGCCAGTTCAAGATAGATGAATTCTACAAACAGATAGCTGTAGCCTATGGCTTAGGTCTCAGGTTGAATTTCGATTACTTCATCCTCCGTCTGGATATGGGTATGAAGGCAATCAATCCAGCCTACGGAACGAAGGAAGAGCATTGGGCGATTATCCACCCGAAACTAGACCGCGATTTCGCCTTCCATTTCGCAGTTGGTCTGCCGTTCTAA
- a CDS encoding dephospho-CoA kinase: MATQVLQFNQAQQAVLNVISCLQSEQDLADLKRTLVKFMNDRLQREMDKLWESGEMSNEKLQEMQSEHLRTAYK, encoded by the coding sequence ATGGCAACACAAGTATTACAATTCAATCAGGCTCAACAGGCGGTGCTCAATGTTATCTCTTGTTTACAGTCAGAACAGGACTTGGCAGACTTGAAACGAACATTAGTTAAGTTCATGAATGATCGCTTGCAGCGAGAAATGGATAAGCTTTGGGAATCTGGCGAAATGAGCAATGAAAAGTTGCAGGAAATGCAGTCAGAACATTTGCGCACGGCTTATAAATAA
- a CDS encoding site-specific DNA-methyltransferase — MAKSLIEELPRIASEGRQEAQRIIERLSSGTRIGLQTNELVLPRKDVSGFFRGQVPNIPNAFNAALDGGSWMNRLVYGDNLLTMQALLAGDPQTGLPSLRGKVDLIYIDPPFDSKADYRTKVKLPGVDLQQKPTVVEQFAYADTWEEGTISYLKMIYKRLVLMKELLSSNGCIYVHIDWHVGPYVKTILDDIFGKENFVNEIVWSYSWGIRTDSRWNRKHDTIYMYSKSAENIKFNANEVLEERQVSESTANRLKYKGALIKDGNKGRGDSELALPSDVWYIATINGMAKERLNYATQKPEALLERIIKASSNEGDLVCDFFGGSGTTAAVAEKLGRRWITCDIGKPASLVMRKRFIDQEVNPFLYQSIGDYQKEAFHNNKKLRRVGDLSQVVLGLFGALPFSPEQVSDRNFGYVKGTRNLVMVDSPNRLTTAATVRRAVEAKASLLGGDWDKVIVLGWNFAFDISQAIEKYKNSNVEVLVIPPDLLDKLSKKGFKKLIADKTVRFSSLQYLVVNPVEVTVNGNGEDELDISLNNYVLLSPDNIPLDDKDKEKLQQVMEQDPLSLIEYWSIDPDYDGDTFRSTWQDYRENVDNDSDPLHCVYSTRIAMPHKDERKVCVKAVDVFGFESQVILDVKC; from the coding sequence ATGGCAAAATCATTGATTGAAGAACTACCTCGCATTGCAAGCGAAGGTAGGCAAGAGGCTCAGCGCATCATTGAGCGATTGAGCAGTGGTACACGCATTGGATTGCAGACCAATGAGCTGGTGTTGCCTCGTAAGGATGTCTCCGGATTCTTCCGTGGACAAGTTCCCAATATCCCTAATGCATTCAATGCCGCCCTGGATGGGGGGAGTTGGATGAACCGTCTGGTGTATGGTGATAATCTCCTGACCATGCAGGCGCTGCTAGCCGGAGACCCTCAGACGGGCTTGCCTTCATTAAGAGGCAAAGTGGATTTGATATACATCGACCCGCCGTTTGATTCTAAGGCGGATTATAGAACGAAGGTTAAGTTGCCAGGAGTTGATTTGCAACAGAAGCCAACGGTAGTAGAACAATTTGCCTATGCTGATACATGGGAAGAAGGAACAATCTCTTATCTGAAAATGATTTATAAGCGATTAGTGTTGATGAAAGAGTTACTATCATCTAATGGCTGTATTTATGTTCATATAGATTGGCATGTTGGACCTTATGTAAAAACTATATTAGATGATATATTTGGAAAAGAAAACTTTGTAAATGAGATAGTTTGGAGTTACTCATGGGGAATTAGAACAGATAGTAGATGGAATAGAAAGCATGATACAATTTATATGTATAGTAAATCTGCAGAGAATATAAAATTTAATGCTAATGAAGTTCTCGAAGAACGTCAAGTTAGTGAGTCAACAGCAAATCGCTTAAAATATAAAGGTGCCTTAATTAAGGATGGTAACAAGGGAAGAGGTGATTCGGAATTAGCTTTACCTTCTGATGTATGGTATATTGCAACAATCAATGGAATGGCGAAAGAGCGCTTGAATTACGCCACCCAAAAACCCGAAGCCCTCCTCGAACGTATCATCAAGGCCTCTTCCAACGAAGGCGACCTTGTCTGCGATTTCTTTGGCGGCAGCGGCACCACGGCAGCGGTAGCCGAAAAGCTGGGTCGTCGCTGGATTACCTGCGACATCGGCAAGCCGGCATCCCTCGTCATGCGCAAGCGTTTCATCGACCAGGAAGTAAATCCGTTCCTCTATCAGAGCATCGGCGACTATCAGAAAGAAGCTTTCCATAACAACAAGAAGCTTCGCAGAGTGGGCGATCTCTCTCAGGTCGTATTAGGCCTCTTCGGTGCCTTGCCATTCTCTCCAGAGCAGGTGAGCGACAGAAACTTCGGTTACGTAAAAGGCACACGAAATCTGGTGATGGTGGATAGTCCAAACCGCCTGACCACTGCCGCTACCGTTCGCCGTGCCGTGGAAGCAAAGGCTTCTCTGCTTGGTGGCGACTGGGATAAAGTCATCGTGCTCGGCTGGAACTTCGCCTTCGACATCTCGCAAGCCATCGAGAAATATAAGAACAGCAATGTAGAGGTGCTGGTGATTCCGCCCGATCTGCTCGACAAGCTATCCAAGAAAGGTTTCAAGAAGCTCATCGCCGACAAAACCGTCCGCTTCTCTTCTTTGCAATATCTGGTGGTGAACCCTGTGGAGGTAACCGTGAACGGCAATGGCGAGGATGAACTCGATATCAGTCTCAACAACTATGTGCTGCTCTCGCCTGATAATATTCCGCTGGACGATAAGGACAAGGAGAAGCTGCAGCAGGTGATGGAGCAGGACCCTCTCTCGTTGATAGAATATTGGAGCATCGACCCTGATTATGACGGCGATACCTTCCGCAGCACCTGGCAGGATTATCGTGAGAACGTGGATAACGACAGCGACCCGCTGCACTGCGTATATTCCACGCGAATTGCTATGCCGCATAAGGACGAGCGAAAAGTCTGCGTCAAGGCGGTGGATGTGTTCGGATTCGAGAGTCAGGTTATCCTGGATGTGAAGTGTTAG
- a CDS encoding MBL fold metallo-hydrolase has product MLKFISFGSGSSGNCYYLYTDTDSILIDVGVGIRILKKHFHNYGLRFEDVHHVLITHDHADHVKSVGSLSTDYHLPVYTTRKVHQGIERNYCVRKKIEPNHAHVIEKNVTFTLGEFKITPFGVPHDSTDNVGYFVECGGVNFCLITDVGHITEEMHDFIGRANYLVLEANHSVEMLQQGHYPQYLKERILGDNGHLSNDDCGEALANYATPELHHVWLCHLSEENNHPELARKTVEQILRSKGIIAGKDFQLEVLKRKTPSEIYKLV; this is encoded by the coding sequence ATGCTGAAATTTATATCCTTTGGCAGTGGAAGTAGTGGCAATTGCTATTATCTTTACACTGATACGGATTCGATACTGATAGACGTAGGAGTAGGAATAAGAATATTGAAGAAGCATTTCCATAACTATGGACTTCGCTTCGAGGATGTGCATCACGTCCTCATCACCCATGACCACGCCGACCATGTAAAGTCGGTGGGGAGTCTGAGTACTGACTATCATCTACCGGTATATACGACCCGTAAAGTACATCAAGGCATCGAGCGCAACTATTGTGTTCGAAAGAAGATAGAGCCTAACCATGCTCATGTGATAGAGAAGAACGTAACTTTTACACTGGGCGAGTTTAAGATTACTCCGTTCGGCGTACCCCATGACAGTACCGACAATGTTGGCTATTTCGTGGAGTGTGGAGGTGTGAACTTCTGCCTCATCACCGATGTGGGGCATATTACTGAAGAGATGCACGACTTTATCGGCCGTGCCAACTATCTTGTGCTCGAGGCGAACCATAGTGTAGAGATGCTCCAGCAGGGTCATTATCCCCAGTATCTGAAGGAGCGCATTCTGGGAGATAACGGTCATCTGAGCAACGATGATTGTGGCGAGGCGCTTGCCAATTATGCTACACCGGAGCTTCATCACGTCTGGCTCTGTCATCTCAGCGAGGAGAACAACCATCCTGAGCTGGCACGCAAAACCGTGGAGCAGATCCTGCGCAGCAAAGGCATCATAGCCGGCAAGGATTTCCAGCTGGAAGTATTGAAGCGCAAGACGCCGAGCGAAATCTATAAGCTGGTGTAG
- a CDS encoding DMT family protein, with the protein MNGLYTILLLVLSNIFMTLAWYGHLKLQQTGVSSNWPLIGVIAFSWAIAFFEYCCQVPANRIGFVDNGGPFNLVQLKVIQECVSLIVFAIIANILFQGQGLHWNHFAAFCCLIAAVYFVFMK; encoded by the coding sequence ATGAACGGATTGTATACTATATTATTATTGGTGCTGAGCAACATCTTCATGACGCTGGCTTGGTACGGACACCTCAAGTTGCAACAAACGGGCGTGAGCAGCAACTGGCCTCTTATCGGTGTCATCGCCTTCAGTTGGGCCATCGCCTTCTTCGAATATTGCTGTCAGGTACCAGCCAACCGCATCGGTTTCGTAGATAATGGCGGACCGTTTAATCTGGTCCAGCTCAAAGTGATTCAGGAATGCGTATCGCTTATCGTCTTCGCCATCATCGCCAATATCCTCTTTCAGGGACAGGGATTGCACTGGAATCATTTCGCAGCCTTCTGCTGCCTGATTGCAGCCGTTTATTTCGTATTCATGAAATAG
- a CDS encoding putative toxin-antitoxin system toxin component, PIN family, which translates to MQRNIVLDTNCLLQIIARKSKNYFLWEGFLNGDYCLCYTTEILEEYEEILCLKTNRLIATMVLEIITQAPNTQRVDAHYHWNLITQDPDDNKFVDCAVFANADFIVSDDKHFKELENIDFPRVLVVRLEEFARLYRNLGAN; encoded by the coding sequence ATGCAGAGAAACATCGTCTTAGATACCAACTGTCTCTTGCAGATAATTGCAAGGAAAAGCAAGAATTATTTCTTATGGGAAGGATTCTTGAATGGTGACTATTGTCTTTGCTATACAACTGAAATTCTAGAAGAATACGAAGAAATACTTTGTTTAAAAACGAATCGATTAATAGCAACTATGGTATTGGAGATTATAACTCAAGCTCCGAATACCCAAAGAGTTGATGCTCATTATCATTGGAATCTTATCACACAGGATCCCGATGATAATAAGTTTGTGGATTGTGCAGTCTTTGCCAATGCCGATTTCATTGTATCTGATGATAAACATTTCAAAGAATTAGAAAATATCGATTTTCCAAGAGTACTTGTAGTTCGATTAGAAGAGTTTGCCAGATTATACCGAAATCTTGGTGCCAATTAA